One Antennarius striatus isolate MH-2024 chromosome 17, ASM4005453v1, whole genome shotgun sequence genomic window carries:
- the adprs gene encoding ADP-ribosylhydrolase ARH3 yields the protein MAAMAARAAGGAASLSRFRGALVAAVLGDCVGGEFEGVEEVPMESVLQHLGSLDDTRGDGILEYSDDTAMARCVVQSLLTRAGFDEQDMARRFAKEYSASPGRGYGNGAIEVLKKLSSPHLSDVYQPARDQFNGRGSFGNGGAMRTAPFALAFPDLADVKRFARMGAMLTHSCSLGYNGAVLQAVAVHLSLQGALDQPEQFLSRLITEMEEVEEDEAARNDARILKEAEKPFCERLHRVTDLMEKKKVSIEEVISELGNGIAALQSVPTAIFCVLHCLQPQEGLPENYGGLERTIAYSLALGGDTDTIACMAGAIAGAHYGIEAVPPLWMKCCEGAEDADVNAERLHTLYHRSSPGGGSGTGGKSCGVTSKNPSNGTENKP from the exons ATGGCGGCGATGGCTGCTCGGGCGGCGGGGGGCGCGGCGTCTTTGTCCCGCTTCAGGGGCGCGCTGGTCGCGGCTGTGCTAGGAGACTGTGTCGGCGGAGAGTTTGAAGGAGTGGAGGAGGTTCCCATGGAGAGCGTCCTGCAGCACCTCGGCAGCCTGGACGACACCAGAGGAGACG gtatACTTGAATACAGTGATGACACAGCGATGGCACGTTGTGTGGTCCAGTCTCTACTCACTCGCGCTGGCTTCGATGAGCAGGACATGGCTCGCAG GTTTGCCAAGGAGTACAGCGCGTCTCCAGGTCGTGGTTATGGTAACGGGGCGATCGAGGTGTTGAAGAAGCTGTCCTCTCCTCATCTCAGTGATGTTTATCAGCCGGCCCGGGATCAGTTTAACGGTCGAGGCTCCTTTGGTAATGGGGGGGCCATGAGGACGGCCCCCTTCGCACTGGCTTTCCCTGATCTGGCTGATGTTAAACGG TTCGCCCGTATGGGTGCCATGCTGACCCACTCCTGCTCTCTGGGCTACAACGGGGCCGTGCTGCAGGCCGTAGCGGTGCACCTGtccctgcagggggcgctggaCCAGCCTGAGCAGTTCCTCAGCAGGCTGATCACAGAgatggaggaagtggaggaggacgAGGCGGCGAGGAACGACGCCAGAAT CCTAAAGGAAGCAGAGAAGCCCTTCTGTGAGCGGCTCCACAGAGTCACCGACctgatggagaagaagaaggtcaGCATAGAGGAGGTCATTTCTGAGCTGG GTAACGGCATTGCGGCGCTCCAATCAGTCCCCACTGCCATTTTCTGCGTCCTCCATTGCCTGCAGCCCCAGGAAGGCCTACCAGAGAACTACGGTGGCCTGGAGAGGACAATAGCGTACAGTCTGGCTTTAGGGGGGGACACAGACACCATAGCCTGCATGGCGGGGGCCATCGCTGGAGCACACTACGGGATCGAGGCGGTTCCTCCGTTGTGGATGAAGTGCTGCGAGGGGGCGGAGGATGCAGACGTGAACGCAGAACGACTGCACACGTTATATCACCGGTCGTCACCAGGGGGCGGCAGTGGGACGGGGGGCAAGAGCTGCGGAGTCACGTCAAAAAATCCGTCAAACGGCACAGAGAACAAACCTTAA